One Oryza glaberrima chromosome 11, OglaRS2, whole genome shotgun sequence genomic region harbors:
- the LOC127755157 gene encoding E3 ubiquitin-protein ligase BOI-like gives MAVQAGGGEFVVMAEEYYGAVVAKAAMAKNGYNCGGAAVVSGGAQSGLTCNNGGGGGVVVSRKRGREVEQQYVPPSSAALLPIPGMVVAAAAADAAASRFVESGMACTSGRAAPAAAAAAAFGDALASEVFVQSGEIDAVVRAECERLRAGVEQARKRQCQALVRAAAAAASRRLQETESQLAAARRRAADLEERLRQAAAESQAWCGLARSNEAVAAGLRATLDHLLLRAAAAPPCAPVEGCGESDGPNTADDDAQSCCFETTATTNTRRGGAGGGRWGCKACGEREAAVLLLPCRHLCLCRACEARAEACPVCLAVKKVSVVARSPADV, from the coding sequence ATGGCCGTGCAGGCCGGAGGGGGCGAGTTCGTGGTGATGGCGGAGGAGTACTACGGTGCGGTGGTGGcgaaggcggcgatggcgaagaATGGGTACaactgcggcggcgccgcggtggtTAGCGGCGGCGCGCAGAGCGGGCTGACGTGCAACAatggcggtggaggtggggtggtggtgtcgaggaagagggggagggaagtggagcagcagtacgtgccgccgtcgtcggcggcgctgctgccgaTCCcggggatggtggtggcggcggcggcggcggacgccgcgGCGAGTCGGTTTGTGGAGTCCGGCATGGCGTGCACCAGCGGGCGcgccgccccggcggcggccgcagcggcggcgttcGGGGACGCGCTGGCGTCGGAGGTGTTCGTCCAGAGCGGCGAGATCGACGCGGTGGTGCGGGCGGAGTGCGAGCGGCTGCGCGCCGGGGTGGAGCAGGCGCGGAAGCGGCAGTGCCAGGCGCTggtgcgcgccgcggcggcggcggcgtcgcgccgccTGCAGGAGACGGAGTCccagctcgcggcggcgcgccgccgcgccgccgacctggAGGAGCGGCTCCGCCAGGCGGCCGCGGAGAGCCAGGCGTGGTGCGGCCTGGCGCGCAGCAACGAGGCCGTCGCCGCGGGGCTCCGCGCCACGctcgaccacctcctcctccgcgccgccgcggcgccgccgtgcgccccCGTCGAGGGCTGCGGCGAGTCCGACGGCCCGaacaccgccgacgacgacgcgcagTCGTGCTGCttcgagacgacggcgacgacgaacacgcgccgtggcggcgccggcggcgggaggtgggggTGCAAGGCGTGCggcgagagggaggcggcggtgttGCTGCTGCCGTGCCGGCACCTGTGCCTGTGCAGGGCGTGCGAGGCGAGGGCGGAGGCGTGCCCGGTCTGCCTCGCCGTCAAGAAGGTCTCCGTCGTGGCGCGTTCGCCGGCGGATGTGTGA